One Methylocaldum marinum DNA window includes the following coding sequences:
- a CDS encoding M20 metallopeptidase family protein — protein sequence MTVPKERKTISRRTTVERIYPRMVELRRLLHRYPELAFEEVRTARMIMQELDRLGIPYEYGGVGGGIVARISGEPDGATVALRAEMDGLPGFESTGLPFASLNPGKMHACGHDGHMAMVLGAAALLKDNPPQGNVLLVFQPAEERGGGSRVILRSGALSDARAIFGGHVTGHYRVGEIMVAAGTITAQSDGFLIQIQGRGGHGARPHEAVDAVVVAGLLIVAIQTLVSREVNPVYPSVITIGQVSAGSAPNVIAETATLRGTMRTTLPAVREHLFERMERMAKGIGDLHNAQIEVIINEGYPPVVNTLPESDIARGAAAKIVGQEGLVAMEYPSMGSEDFAYYLREIPGCYVRIGARREGWEHIPLHSPAFDFDEEALKIGAAFFERVARDAIEAYA from the coding sequence ATGACAGTGCCTAAGGAAAGAAAAACCATCTCCCGACGCACCACCGTCGAGCGGATTTATCCCCGCATGGTGGAACTGCGCCGCTTGCTGCACCGCTATCCCGAACTGGCTTTCGAGGAAGTACGGACGGCCCGCATGATCATGCAGGAGCTCGACCGGCTGGGCATTCCCTACGAATACGGCGGTGTCGGCGGCGGTATCGTGGCCCGCATCAGCGGCGAACCCGACGGGGCGACCGTGGCCTTACGGGCCGAGATGGACGGTTTGCCGGGCTTCGAGAGTACCGGCCTGCCTTTCGCATCGCTAAATCCCGGCAAAATGCATGCCTGCGGCCATGACGGACACATGGCCATGGTGCTGGGAGCAGCAGCCTTGCTCAAGGACAACCCGCCTCAGGGAAACGTCCTCCTGGTTTTCCAGCCGGCCGAAGAACGCGGCGGAGGTTCGCGGGTGATTCTTCGATCGGGCGCGCTTTCCGACGCCCGCGCGATCTTCGGCGGACATGTCACCGGACATTACCGGGTCGGGGAGATCATGGTCGCCGCGGGTACGATTACCGCGCAGTCGGACGGTTTCCTGATACAAATCCAGGGCCGCGGCGGACACGGAGCGAGACCGCATGAAGCGGTGGATGCGGTGGTTGTCGCCGGCCTCCTGATCGTGGCGATTCAGACCCTCGTGTCCCGGGAGGTAAACCCGGTATACCCGTCGGTGATCACCATCGGCCAGGTGAGCGCAGGCAGCGCGCCCAACGTTATCGCCGAAACCGCGACCCTTCGGGGCACCATGCGGACCACCCTGCCGGCGGTGCGCGAGCATCTGTTCGAACGCATGGAAAGGATGGCCAAGGGCATCGGCGATCTCCACAACGCCCAGATCGAGGTCATCATCAACGAGGGCTATCCGCCGGTGGTGAACACCCTCCCGGAATCGGACATCGCACGCGGAGCCGCCGCGAAAATCGTCGGCCAGGAAGGCCTCGTTGCCATGGAATATCCCAGCATGGGATCCGAGGACTTTGCTTATTACTTGCGGGAAATCCCGGGTTGTTATGTGAGGATAGGTGCACGCCGGGAAGGGTGGGAACACATCCCGCTGCACAGTCCGGCCTTCGATTTCGATGAGGAAGCTTTGAAAATCGGAGCGGCATTCTTCGAGCGGGTGGCCCGCGATGCCATCGAGGCCTATGCCTGA
- a CDS encoding CreA family protein, which produces MKRTLPFVLLFSGMTQAEEVDCVTTAWKLIGANHKVCVEAFSDPKIPGVTCHISQARTGGISGAVGLAEDPSKFSLACRQTGPISLPPGLKSGAKVFSEDTSVFFKTTDVIRMIDTRHNTLVYLAISRKIIEGAAASSLSTVPVMPWGGK; this is translated from the coding sequence TTGAAAAGAACTCTCCCGTTCGTCCTGCTTTTCTCCGGCATGACGCAGGCCGAGGAAGTCGATTGCGTCACTACTGCCTGGAAATTGATCGGCGCCAACCACAAGGTCTGCGTCGAAGCCTTCTCCGATCCCAAGATACCCGGAGTAACCTGCCATATCAGCCAGGCTCGGACCGGCGGCATTTCAGGCGCGGTGGGATTGGCCGAAGATCCGTCCAAATTCAGCCTGGCATGCCGCCAGACCGGACCGATAAGCTTACCGCCCGGACTCAAGAGCGGCGCCAAAGTCTTTTCCGAGGACACGTCGGTGTTTTTCAAAACGACCGATGTGATCCGCATGATCGACACCCGTCACAACACGCTGGTGTATCTCGCGATCAGCCGGAAAATCATCGAGGGAGCGGCGGCCAGCAGCTTGTCCACCGTGCCTGTGATGCCTTGGGGCGGGAAATAG
- a CDS encoding DUF3096 domain-containing protein produces the protein MYVPLQPVLALVTGILILLVPRLLNYLVAIYLIVIGVLGLMHK, from the coding sequence ATGTACGTACCTTTACAACCGGTCCTCGCATTGGTGACCGGAATTTTAATCCTGCTCGTGCCGAGGCTGTTGAATTACCTCGTCGCGATCTATTTGATTGTCATCGGCGTGCTGGGACTGATGCACAAGTGA
- a CDS encoding EF-hand domain-containing protein, with protein sequence MKTRPIAIFIAWLFLVLGVNALPIPAAEPVRFPSFSEIDKNRDGYISIAEAKTVHGLQVYLSTLDQNSDSRLSREEYESLKVLAPDRAEPTPFPPPESQP encoded by the coding sequence ATGAAAACCAGACCGATAGCGATTTTCATAGCATGGCTGTTCTTGGTCCTTGGAGTGAACGCTTTACCGATACCCGCGGCGGAACCGGTACGTTTCCCGTCCTTCTCCGAAATCGATAAAAACCGGGACGGGTACATTTCCATTGCCGAAGCGAAGACGGTTCACGGCTTGCAGGTCTATCTTTCCACGCTGGACCAGAACAGCGACAGCCGGCTCAGCCGCGAGGAATACGAGAGCTTGAAAGTCCTGGCACCCGACAGGGCCGAGCCGACGCCCTTCCCACCCCCGGAATCCCAGCCGTAG
- a CDS encoding high-potential iron-sulfur protein, which produces MSDSTFVPNRRQALKAAVLTAMTVSLSGFVRRGQAQETSPAGGQKLSPDDPMAKSLHYVEDASEAQRPTREGVPGVEQFCHNCKFLQAGEGEWRPCSIFGGKLVNVNGWCSSWLKTG; this is translated from the coding sequence ATGTCAGACTCGACGTTCGTTCCGAACCGTCGCCAAGCTCTCAAAGCCGCGGTGCTTACGGCGATGACTGTTTCGCTCAGCGGATTCGTGAGACGGGGACAAGCGCAAGAGACATCTCCGGCGGGCGGGCAAAAGCTCTCGCCGGACGATCCCATGGCCAAATCGCTCCATTACGTGGAAGATGCATCCGAGGCCCAGCGGCCAACGCGAGAGGGCGTGCCGGGCGTGGAGCAATTCTGCCACAACTGTAAATTTCTCCAGGCCGGCGAAGGCGAGTGGCGCCCTTGCAGCATCTTCGGAGGCAAGCTCGTGAACGTCAACGGCTGGTGCAGTTCCTGGCTGAAGACGGGTTAG
- the atpD gene encoding F0F1 ATP synthase subunit beta has translation MPSNVGQRQEQNRVEPRYAQGHVIAVRGNVVDVRFAGSLPPRYQALRAGEKGNVVLEVESHIGADAVRCIGLTATRGLARGAPVKDTGGMLSVPVSKSLLGRMLNVFGAPIDKKAALDVAERWPIHRSPLPLSERVTSTEIFATGIKAIDLLAPLERGGKAGLFGGAGVGKTVLIMEMIHNMVGRYQGTSLFCGIGERTREAEELYRSVREAGVIDHTVMMFGQMNEPPGARFRVGHAALTIAEYFRDVLRQDVLLLIDNIFRFVQSGQEVSALMGRIPSRVGYQPTLATDLSEFEERICSSAGGSITSVQAVYVPADDLTDPSATHTFAHLSAFVVLSRKRASQGLYPAIDPLQSDSKMLTPGIVGERHYRVAQRARSRLAEYEDLKDIISMLGMEELSQKDRETVIQARRLERFLTQPFFTTEQFTGKEGKMVELEQTISGCERILSGEFDDIPEKGLYMIGPIEEAKGRVEQ, from the coding sequence ATGCCATCGAACGTTGGGCAGCGCCAAGAGCAGAATCGCGTTGAACCGCGATATGCTCAGGGCCATGTAATCGCGGTTCGCGGCAATGTCGTCGATGTTCGCTTTGCGGGGTCCCTGCCGCCGCGCTACCAAGCGCTACGCGCCGGCGAGAAGGGCAATGTCGTGCTCGAAGTCGAGAGCCATATCGGTGCCGATGCGGTGCGCTGCATTGGGCTGACGGCGACTCGCGGGCTCGCGCGCGGCGCGCCGGTGAAGGACACCGGCGGCATGCTTTCCGTGCCCGTGAGCAAGAGTCTGCTCGGCCGCATGCTGAACGTGTTCGGCGCCCCCATCGACAAGAAAGCAGCGCTCGATGTCGCCGAACGCTGGCCTATCCACCGTTCCCCCCTTCCTCTTTCCGAGCGCGTGACCAGCACCGAGATCTTCGCGACGGGCATCAAGGCCATCGATCTGCTCGCGCCGCTGGAGCGCGGAGGGAAAGCCGGGCTGTTCGGCGGTGCGGGCGTCGGCAAGACCGTGCTGATAATGGAGATGATTCACAACATGGTGGGCCGGTACCAAGGGACGAGTCTCTTCTGCGGAATCGGCGAGCGTACGCGCGAAGCCGAGGAGCTTTATCGCTCGGTTCGGGAGGCCGGGGTGATCGACCACACGGTCATGATGTTCGGCCAGATGAACGAGCCGCCCGGCGCGCGCTTTCGGGTAGGTCATGCGGCCCTGACGATCGCCGAGTATTTTCGCGACGTGCTGCGCCAGGACGTGCTTCTGCTCATCGACAACATCTTCCGCTTCGTCCAGTCGGGTCAGGAGGTCTCGGCGCTCATGGGCCGCATTCCGTCACGGGTGGGTTATCAGCCGACCTTGGCGACCGACCTGTCGGAGTTCGAGGAGCGCATCTGCAGCTCCGCCGGGGGATCCATCACCTCGGTGCAGGCCGTTTATGTTCCGGCAGACGATCTCACCGACCCCTCGGCAACCCACACCTTTGCGCACCTTTCGGCGTTCGTCGTGCTGTCGCGGAAGCGTGCGAGCCAGGGCCTTTATCCGGCGATCGATCCGCTCCAGTCGGACTCCAAGATGCTTACGCCGGGCATCGTCGGCGAGCGGCACTACCGCGTGGCGCAGCGGGCGAGAAGCCGGCTCGCGGAATACGAGGACCTCAAGGACATCATCTCCATGCTGGGAATGGAGGAACTCTCGCAGAAGGACCGCGAGACGGTCATCCAGGCGCGCCGCCTGGAGCGTTTTCTGACGCAGCCGTTTTTCACCACCGAGCAGTTCACGGGCAAGGAGGGCAAGATGGTCGAGCTCGAGCAGACGATCTCGGGCTGCGAGCGCATATTGTCGGGCGAGTTCGACGATATTCCCGAGAAAGGGCTTTACATGATCGGCCCCATCGAGGAAGCCAAGGGCCGGGTGGAACAATGA
- a CDS encoding F0F1 ATP synthase subunit epsilon has translation MSGQRMRLKVLVPTEILFDEEVGKVVAEAENGSFCVLPKHIDFVAALVPGILRFADTENVTGYIAIDHGVLVKCGSDVLVSTLNGVRGGAIEDLKRTVDEQFRELDEQQRVARTALARLEAGAMRSFRALQEETRGRR, from the coding sequence ATGAGCGGGCAGCGCATGCGGCTGAAGGTTCTCGTACCCACCGAGATCTTGTTCGACGAAGAGGTCGGAAAGGTTGTCGCCGAGGCGGAAAACGGCTCGTTCTGCGTGCTCCCGAAACACATCGACTTCGTCGCCGCGCTCGTCCCCGGCATTCTCCGCTTCGCCGATACGGAGAACGTGACGGGCTACATCGCCATCGATCACGGCGTTCTGGTCAAGTGCGGCTCCGACGTGCTGGTGTCGACCCTCAACGGCGTGCGCGGAGGAGCGATCGAGGATTTGAAGCGGACGGTGGACGAGCAGTTTCGCGAGCTGGACGAACAGCAGCGCGTTGCCCGGACTGCCCTGGCGCGGCTGGAGGCCGGTGCCATGCGCAGTTTCCGGGCACTGCAGGAAGAGACCCGTGGTCGACGATGA
- a CDS encoding AtpZ/AtpI family protein — protein MVDDERRRRRDHEESLGDMVERKAARRMRKLREDERPVWFWFGMFGLVGWTVAIPTLIGVAIGIWLDRAFPGKVSWTLNLLIVGVILGCINAWYWVKKELHRD, from the coding sequence GTGGTCGACGATGAGCGGCGCCGCAGGCGTGATCACGAGGAGTCGCTCGGCGACATGGTCGAACGCAAGGCGGCACGCCGAATGCGCAAGCTGCGCGAAGACGAGCGGCCGGTCTGGTTCTGGTTCGGCATGTTCGGTCTCGTCGGCTGGACGGTGGCCATCCCCACTCTGATCGGGGTGGCGATAGGCATCTGGCTGGACCGCGCGTTCCCGGGCAAAGTTTCCTGGACGCTCAATCTGCTCATCGTGGGTGTGATCCTCGGCTGCATCAACGCATGGTACTGGGTGAAAAAGGAACTGCACCGTGACTGA
- a CDS encoding N-ATPase subunit AtpR yields the protein MTEPISESFLLSAFAFLGGGLLGALHFFWLWHATRNLYNARRPALWLLAGSIPRLAVVLCGFYLLSRGDPLRLTAALLGFLLARVIVIRRMRPPAGRGRATLAGDRERSWR from the coding sequence GTGACTGAACCGATTTCGGAATCGTTCCTGCTTTCGGCGTTTGCGTTTCTCGGCGGCGGGCTGCTGGGCGCGCTCCATTTTTTCTGGCTATGGCACGCCACGCGAAACCTGTACAACGCGCGTCGCCCGGCGCTTTGGCTCCTGGCCGGTTCGATACCGCGCCTAGCGGTCGTGCTTTGCGGCTTCTACTTGCTGAGCCGAGGCGATCCGCTTCGCCTGACGGCCGCCCTGCTCGGATTCTTGCTCGCGCGGGTCATCGTCATCAGGCGCATGCGGCCCCCTGCCGGCCGCGGGCGGGCGACACTTGCCGGGGACCGGGAGCGCTCGTGGAGATAA
- a CDS encoding F0F1 ATP synthase subunit A, with product MEITPDSIVYWSWRGFTLNATLVYTWGVMLILVVGSWMITRRLGTGTEMSRWQNLLEVLVVGMRQQIRATSHQEAGRYLPFVGTLFLYIAVSNLLQLVPGFHPPTASLSTTTALAICVFVAVPVYGIANEGLVRYLRHYIRPTVFMLPFNVIGEISRTIALAVRLYGNIMSGTLIVGILLSLAPFFFPVLMQLLGLLTGMIQAYIFAVLAMVYIAAASAARR from the coding sequence GTGGAGATAACCCCCGACAGCATCGTGTACTGGTCATGGCGCGGCTTTACTCTCAATGCCACGCTCGTCTACACCTGGGGCGTGATGCTGATCCTGGTCGTCGGTTCGTGGATGATCACCCGACGGCTCGGCACCGGCACCGAGATGTCCCGCTGGCAGAATCTGCTCGAGGTCCTGGTCGTCGGCATGCGGCAGCAGATCCGCGCGACCAGCCATCAGGAAGCGGGTCGCTATCTGCCCTTCGTGGGCACTCTGTTCCTGTACATCGCAGTGTCCAATCTGCTGCAGCTTGTCCCCGGCTTCCATCCGCCCACCGCCTCGCTGTCGACCACCACGGCACTCGCGATCTGCGTGTTTGTCGCGGTACCGGTTTATGGGATTGCCAACGAAGGTCTCGTTCGCTACCTCAGGCACTACATCAGGCCCACGGTATTCATGCTGCCCTTCAATGTCATCGGCGAAATCTCGCGCACGATCGCTCTGGCTGTCCGCCTGTACGGCAACATCATGAGCGGCACCTTGATCGTCGGCATCCTGCTGAGCCTGGCGCCTTTCTTTTTTCCCGTCCTGATGCAGCTTCTGGGTTTGCTGACCGGGATGATCCAGGCGTACATTTTCGCCGTCCTAGCCATGGTGTATATCGCAGCCGCGTCAGCCGCCCGCCGCTGA
- a CDS encoding F0F1 ATP synthase subunit C, whose protein sequence is MDSSTLIGMVSIITAGLTIGLGAIGPALGEGRAVAQAMTAIAQQPDESGTITRTLFVGLAMIESTAIYALVVAMILIFANPFWDHFVRTGG, encoded by the coding sequence ATGGATAGCAGTACGCTGATCGGCATGGTCTCGATCATCACGGCCGGGTTGACCATCGGCCTAGGTGCCATCGGGCCGGCCCTGGGCGAAGGACGTGCGGTCGCACAGGCGATGACGGCGATCGCGCAACAACCCGACGAATCGGGTACCATTACCCGAACTCTTTTCGTCGGTCTGGCGATGATCGAATCGACGGCGATTTACGCTCTCGTCGTCGCCATGATCCTCATCTTTGCCAATCCTTTTTGGGACCATTTCGTCCGGACCGGGGGATGA
- a CDS encoding F0F1 ATP synthase subunit B family protein — MQIDWITTGAQIVNFLILVFLLRHFLYRPLIAAMDRREQRIADRLEEARKREEEADAAAREYRRRQRELERKRDELLAQARETADAERRRLIDEAREQVAQMRHRWQRDLEREQHDFLAGLMKQAGLGIMRVALRALRDLADRDLEQQLIAVFLRRLEELGEAERNALTGGNGPLRITTSFTLDPERRSALAEAMRERLGESSEFHFEHSPDLICGIELRRGGIKVGWTVAEYLQNLETRFAELLSPASTQRAAS; from the coding sequence ATGCAGATCGACTGGATTACGACAGGCGCTCAGATCGTCAACTTTCTTATTCTGGTTTTTCTGCTCAGGCATTTCCTGTATCGACCCCTCATCGCGGCGATGGACCGTCGGGAGCAGCGTATCGCCGATCGCCTGGAGGAGGCGCGCAAACGAGAGGAGGAAGCGGATGCGGCGGCCCGTGAATACCGTCGGCGGCAAAGAGAACTCGAACGGAAGCGCGACGAGCTGCTGGCGCAAGCACGCGAAACCGCCGACGCGGAGCGCCGGCGCCTGATCGACGAGGCCCGCGAGCAGGTCGCGCAGATGCGTCACCGATGGCAGCGTGACCTGGAACGCGAGCAGCATGACTTTCTCGCCGGCCTTATGAAGCAGGCGGGCCTCGGTATCATGCGCGTGGCCTTGCGAGCCCTGCGCGATCTCGCCGACCGCGATCTGGAGCAGCAGCTTATCGCGGTGTTCCTGCGGCGGTTGGAGGAACTGGGCGAAGCCGAGCGCAATGCACTGACGGGCGGGAACGGACCTCTCCGTATCACCACCTCTTTCACGCTGGACCCGGAGCGCCGTTCGGCGCTGGCCGAGGCCATGCGCGAACGGCTCGGCGAATCCAGCGAGTTCCACTTCGAACACTCGCCCGATTTGATTTGCGGCATCGAGTTGAGACGCGGCGGTATCAAGGTGGGCTGGACGGTGGCCGAATACCTACAGAACCTCGAAACGCGGTTCGCGGAACTGCTTTCGCCCGCTTCCACACAGCGGGCGGCGAGTTGA
- a CDS encoding alternate F1F0 ATPase, F1 subunit alpha, whose translation MLERVVEDTAFALDRALQGMRPELRAYEVGAVTHVGSGIARVEGLPGLGYEELVEFPQGLLGIAIDLDVGDAGVVLLGPSEHLAAGAETRRTGRVTDTPVGESLLGRVIDATGRVLDKGKPLRIAERRPIERDAPGVLDRAPVAVPLQTGLKVVDALIPVGRGQRELIVGDRQTGKTAIAVDAIINQRGKDVICIYCAIGQRGTAVARVIDSLRRYGAMEHSIVVVASGDDPPGLRWITPYAATTMAEHFTYQGRDTLVVYDDLTRHARAYRELSLLLRRPPGREAFPGDIFYIHSRMLERATHLHDELGGGSLTALPIVETQAQDISAFIPTNLISITDGQIYLSPALFHKGLMPAIDIGKSVSRVGGKTQFPAYREVAGDLRLSYTQFEELETFARFATRLDEETRNTIERGRRVREVLKQPQHQPRRVSEQIAVLKAVNEGLFDRLDLDRIAEAERAVREAVVERLLGIADSIDAGEALQDDAWRLMVEVSTEAVETLTGKRDDREAGGGNH comes from the coding sequence ATGCTGGAGCGGGTCGTCGAGGACACGGCGTTCGCGCTCGACCGGGCGCTGCAGGGCATGCGCCCCGAGCTGCGCGCCTACGAAGTCGGCGCCGTCACCCACGTCGGCAGCGGCATCGCGCGCGTCGAAGGTCTCCCCGGTCTCGGCTACGAAGAGCTGGTGGAGTTTCCGCAAGGTCTGCTCGGCATCGCCATCGATCTGGATGTCGGCGATGCGGGCGTCGTGCTGCTCGGACCCAGCGAACATCTCGCCGCGGGCGCGGAGACGAGGCGCACCGGGCGTGTCACGGATACTCCGGTCGGCGAGTCGCTGCTCGGGCGGGTGATCGATGCCACGGGGCGGGTGCTGGACAAAGGCAAGCCGCTGCGCATCGCGGAGCGGCGGCCGATCGAGCGCGACGCCCCCGGCGTCCTCGATCGCGCCCCGGTCGCCGTGCCGCTGCAGACCGGGCTGAAGGTGGTCGACGCGCTGATTCCCGTCGGCCGCGGGCAGCGGGAACTGATCGTCGGCGACCGACAGACCGGAAAAACGGCCATCGCGGTGGACGCGATCATCAACCAGCGCGGCAAGGACGTGATCTGCATCTATTGCGCGATCGGCCAGCGCGGCACCGCCGTTGCCCGCGTCATCGACAGTCTGCGCCGTTACGGCGCCATGGAGCACTCGATCGTGGTGGTCGCGAGCGGCGACGATCCGCCGGGGCTTAGGTGGATTACCCCCTACGCGGCGACGACCATGGCGGAGCACTTCACGTATCAGGGGCGCGACACGCTCGTCGTCTATGACGATCTGACGCGCCATGCCCGCGCCTACCGGGAGCTTTCTTTGCTGTTGCGCCGGCCGCCGGGGCGCGAGGCCTTTCCGGGCGACATATTTTATATTCATTCCCGAATGCTCGAGCGCGCGACGCATCTGCACGACGAACTCGGCGGCGGCTCGCTGACCGCCTTGCCCATCGTGGAAACGCAAGCGCAGGATATCTCGGCTTTCATACCGACCAACCTGATCTCGATCACGGACGGACAGATCTATCTCTCGCCCGCTCTGTTCCACAAGGGACTGATGCCCGCGATCGATATCGGAAAATCGGTCTCGCGGGTGGGCGGCAAAACGCAGTTTCCGGCGTACCGCGAGGTCGCCGGGGACCTTCGTCTGTCGTACACGCAGTTCGAGGAACTCGAGACGTTCGCCCGCTTCGCGACCCGGCTGGACGAAGAGACCCGAAACACCATCGAACGCGGCCGGCGGGTGCGCGAGGTGCTGAAGCAGCCTCAGCATCAGCCGCGGCGCGTCAGCGAACAGATCGCGGTGTTGAAGGCCGTGAACGAAGGGCTGTTCGATCGGCTCGACCTGGATCGAATCGCCGAGGCCGAGCGCGCCGTGCGGGAGGCGGTCGTCGAACGGCTGCTCGGGATCGCGGACAGCATCGATGCCGGCGAAGCGTTGCAAGACGATGCGTGGCGGCTGATGGTGGAAGTATCGACCGAAGCTGTCGAGACCCTGACAGGTAAACGCGACGATCGGGAGGCCGGCGGTGGAAACCATTGA
- a CDS encoding F0F1 ATP synthase subunit gamma: protein METIEHLQRRISGLRDLHSIVRTMKALSAVSIRQYERAVESLRGYYHTIELGLHVVLTDLPLARMRDESHPNGRVSALVFGSDHGLCGRFNEEIAEFAAEHLRSPPDGEFPFLLAVGARVAARLEPLGYAVHDLFAVPSSADGIASTVQRTLLKIDEWRRERDARTLHLFFNRQVSGASYEPTAIRLLPIDMRRFAALRAKGWPGRTLPTYSMDRGRLLSALLRQYIFVSIFRACAESQASEHASRLSAMRSAESNLDEWLAEVTERYRRERQSVITSELLDVVSGFEAITAHKD from the coding sequence GTGGAAACCATTGAACATCTGCAGCGTCGGATCTCCGGTCTGCGGGATCTCCACTCCATCGTCCGGACCATGAAGGCTCTCTCGGCCGTGAGTATCCGGCAATACGAGCGGGCGGTGGAGTCTCTACGCGGCTACTACCATACGATCGAGCTCGGTCTTCACGTGGTGCTGACCGATCTGCCGCTCGCGCGGATGCGGGACGAATCCCACCCGAACGGACGCGTCTCCGCGCTCGTGTTCGGCTCCGACCACGGACTCTGTGGCCGTTTCAACGAGGAGATCGCCGAATTTGCGGCCGAGCATCTGCGCTCCCCGCCCGACGGCGAGTTTCCCTTCCTGCTTGCGGTGGGGGCCCGCGTGGCCGCACGTCTGGAACCGCTGGGCTACGCCGTTCACGACCTTTTCGCCGTTCCGAGTTCGGCGGACGGAATCGCGAGCACGGTGCAGCGAACGCTTCTGAAGATCGATGAATGGCGACGTGAAAGGGACGCCCGCACGCTGCATCTATTTTTCAACCGTCAAGTGTCGGGGGCGAGCTACGAACCCACCGCCATACGCCTCCTGCCCATCGACATGCGCCGCTTCGCGGCGCTACGCGCCAAGGGCTGGCCCGGCCGCACCCTGCCGACCTACTCGATGGACCGGGGGCGTCTCCTGTCCGCCTTGCTTCGCCAATACATCTTCGTCTCCATCTTCCGCGCTTGCGCGGAGTCCCAGGCGAGCGAACACGCGAGCCGGCTTTCGGCAATGCGTTCCGCCGAAAGCAATCTGGACGAGTGGCTCGCGGAGGTCACGGAACGGTACCGGCGGGAGCGCCAGAGCGTGATCACGTCCGAGTTGCTCGATGTGGTCTCGGGATTCGAGGCGATCACGGCGCACAAGGATTGA